atgtgcgtcgactttacgtgtctcaataaacattgtccaaaggatcactttcccctcccgaggatcgatcaaattatcgactccacggctggatgtgaacatctttccttcctggatgcatattctggttataaccagatcagattgaaagaagaagatgaagtaaagaccgcgtttattacaccttacggcgtgttttgctacagaacaatgccctttggtctaaaaaatgcgggagcaacatatcagaggatgatgcagaagtgtttggcgacacagattgggaagaacgtgcaagtatacattgatgatgtcgtcataacatcaaaaaagggggcaacgctgatcgaggatctcaaggaaaccttcgacaaccttgataagttttgcctcaaactgaacccgacgaagtgttctttcggcgtcccgaggagaacttctggggttcctagtttcagcaagagggattgaagcaaaccccgataaaatacaagctatcgtaacaatgaggaagccaacaaagttgaaagaaatacaacagctaactgggcgagtcgcagctttgagcagattcgtcgcgaggttgggagaaaaagcgttgccgttctacgctttgataaaacagggagacaaattccagtggaacgaagaagccgacagagctttcgaggatttgaagcgcacaatttcgacaccaccaattttggtggcaccaaaagaaagggaacctctcctgctgtatatcgcagccacaccccaagtggtgagcacggtgttagttgtcgaaagggaagaagaaggaaaactccacggcgtgcgagaggccaagatacttcgttagcgaagttttatcgccctcaaaacaaaggtatcctcgcaccaaaagatagcatatggagtgttcacgacaaagacgaaaattgcgccactatttttcggcacatccgatcgtagtggtcaatgaagctcctttgtcaaatatattgaacaacccagaagctacgggtcgtgtctccctttggggaatagaactttcccctcgggacatcacgtatgaaaaaagaaaagcaatcaagtcgcaagttctgccggacttcatcgcagagtggatggagttgcaaaacacaggacccccagacttatcgagaacctggaccatgaactttgatgggtccaagagactagaaggggctggcgcaggagtagtactcatatcacctgaaggcgacaagttgaagtacatccttcggatgacgttccctaacgcatctaacaatgaagcagaatatgaggctctcatacacgggatgaagatggcgaaagcctgcggtgcaactcgactaaaaatctttggcgactcacagttggtggcacagcaagttatgaaccagtgtgacgcagtcaatgatagcatgatggcatataaggaggtgtacaacgagctcgagaagttgttcgatggatgcgaagtaaatcatattagtagattgagcaacgacgaagccgacgttcttgcaaacatcggatcgcaatgccttgcagtgccaccaggtgtattctgggaagagataacagagagatccactaagtcgacaaaatcaaaaaagaaggagaagaaaccctcgggggctaccaaggaaaagcaagaggacgaagaagaagatcaggacctggtcatgatgatacagataccgtggatgcaaccgtacatatcatacatcctcaggaaagaaatacccgacgatccagttgaggcaaggcgagtaattcgacgctccaaagctttcacggtggtcaagggagaattgtataagcgaagtatttcgggcgtcttgcaaaggtgcgtcacacccgaagaaggaagaataattctgaaggatgtacacgaaggaatatgtggccaccacgcaagtagtcgagctatcgcagccaaggtttttcgggcaggattctactggttgacagcaatcgaggacgccaaggacatagtaagaacttgcgatgcgtgtcaaaggtttgccgcaaaaccccactctccagcagcagagctagcaccaataccattgtcatggccctttgctcaatggggacttgatatggtgggcaagttacacaaatcttggccaggaggaaaggagtacatgttagtagctgtcgacaaatttacaaagtggatagaagcgaagccgataaattcaccagacggagcatccgcagtaaaattcgtaaaaggcctcgtcttcagatttggagtgccccacagcatcgtcacagacaacggcagtaacttcacatcccatgaattcaaagattattgcgaagaggtgggtatcaagctgaactttgcgtcagttgcacatcctcaaaccaatgggcaagtcgagaaagccaatggcatcatctgcaatggcatcaagaagcgcttattaggaccactggaaaaagctcgacatacctggccagaagaactaccaagcgtgttgtggagcatccgaacaacaccaaacacagcaacgcaggaaactccgtttttcctggttcatggagcagaggcagtactaccaatcgagatagagcacaactctccacgtgtcgccgaatatgatgaagaaacgtcgagaagagcgctagaagacgacgctgacacacttgatgaagctcgagatgaagtattatctcgggtaaccaaatatcagcaggacttgaaaaattaccatagtcgacgattgcggccaagatcttttcaggtgggagacctagttcttcggctcacgcaaaaaagtcatgaaaaactcgagtcaccatggcttggcccttacattgtcacggaagtaatcggaggaggagcatacaggataaaggacaagaagacaggggtggaggagacaaacccctggaacgtggcgcaacttaggcggttctacgcctagagtcgaaatatagtccttgtaaaacttcaatgtactgaaacgcccgcgagttttcagacgcactcttttcctttttcggggcaccgagtggggccggagaaggtttttaatgaggcgggctcgcggtgctgcaatataataaagatagtgacaatataacttttcttctttagcgacatgatcaaagtctttgctccgacgaatttcaatatagttcatcgacaaaagaaaagccttgccttggtattcaaatacctcgtgagtcaataaaaatacaaaaatagtactcaataaaaagctcgggggctcatactcgccataaatatataaatgccttggtccaaaacctcgcaaatatacaaatacagtaaagagtcaccgaaacactcgggggctagacaaacagagaaatataatgattgctttacaatataatcatagtcctgggttacaaagaagaaatatctacaagaggaaaacaactagtcttgattcaatatgtcatcaagagtaactctgttttcttcaggagcagcaccaagaaaatcggcataatggccatcggcaaaaaagtcggcgtccatccgaagaaggtcttcaatcatttcttcggctataggcgtaaccttcgtgttaatcctgtcaacaccaactcttcgacgttttaccttttgatgaactttcgcgacaacctcggtaaggtcaagattcgagtggcagatctggagcataataagagcaaatctggcgccagctaccagttgagctttgacaaaatcgtggatactgcgagcatccttgaacctttccatcaattcaggaagagtttttggttggacgttccgaggaaacatggagttgtaaaccatggacaaggtcttggtacaaaagtcaaggaaatcgcgagtttgagaggtgcgatcttgaaatctgacaatttggcgggtcctctctggggtagcccaaaacaaagaaccatggtccagggaaagattaacaaggaggtttgtcctagcgtttaccctctcttcctcggcagcagcatcagtaaaggcacctatcaaaacaaagaagtggaaacctttaagaaacAATAGcaggaagatgaaagatatcagcggatgaaacaggcatacccgacatatctgcactggcttcattcattaattcgagcatgaaattttctcgagtagtcgccttttcagcctcggaagcagcaatttccttagcagccacggcctcgtgagcttgatgaagagcaactttttcggcttcagatgacttacgagattgctccatcatcacaagtgtttgcttcttcgcatactgaagttgctgccgaagttcatccagttcttgcgacaaggtatcgtcgacaggagcagtatcagcaaaagctcccttcgcgcgagaagaagaaggcgaaacattggaaggagcggaagatggagtatagttatcaaatatcaactgaaatttaaacaagacaacatcaaacaacaagcaaagatagagtttttcattaatttcttggaataattacaagggcattacagtggagctaaggaaatacgtgtcgccaaatgactactttggcgacaagagcaaaagaaacaaagaaaaacagaggcatgcaactagacctccggccttgacgagctaggagtcgacgatggcttaatcccgagataggccaagatcttctttgtgttgggcttggccgccttaatcagtgacttccaccttgactgctctatttgctcggtgtcgccaactttcatccagtcaatagtctgtcgactgtcagcaaccaacgcgacagtgttctcaacggcaaccttcatattttcttggcgcatcttcagtccaaggtcttccggtgtattgaacatcttggcaaggttgaggaaagtcgcaggctcctctttcttcgggaagaagtaggggaacaatgccgacaacacggcgctagcattcgacacaccttcacgaatctcggacccatgaagctccagataggaaagtgcgtcaaggacagggtcattgacaggattcgtcagatcaaaatcctggtttgtttgggctgtcaaggaaacaaagcattagtgaaaagacaagaaacaacgattctcataaaaatagaagggatcagcaaacttactgaaagtgcggcgactctgagttttcaggcgcttgaggattccttcttcacgagaagcttgcgcagctttgtgctcatctaaggcagctgtagcatcctcaagttttttctgcaattcctcgacaccagcagctttcgccttggcttcatcagcttcggccttggctttgctagcagcgaggtcggctttcttgcgggccgcctcactttgctcaagttttcgagcaagtgcgtcggcgcgttcgttggcctctgcaagtttctctgtcgagatacggaaaagagagagaagaaagatcaaaaatcgcgacaagcaacaggagtaaaaaatcaaggaaaaacagcaagtataaaagtagttaccttcggctctattagcatattcacggtacccaataaattgggaaccgatgcggagaagatccttgatcataggctgttcaacgtgaacacagcaagagaaacatcggcatgaaaaagagaaaaggtgtggaaaaacaaaaaaaacatatagatgtcgacaagcttacatcatctaggagcagagtcgacgaactgcccaactgaggggcaggttcaacaatcttttccacccttgtcctttttggtgaaggagcaagggggcttgatggtggagtagtggtgacgacgttttgttgaggaggcgacgtttcttctccttcaactagcgtgtctgaggcaagtacagtacgtgacgtgcttgtccgaggagccacgtcagtagttggtacttcttcttcctcatcactgttgatcaaaaaatcggtagcataaaaagcaagacaagataaatatttcgagtacaaaaatagggagaaataaagacgacttacgagctgacgagggattcaacataaggatcgtaagctgccttcggatgagaaggaacaacttcttcagccttagaggtgccagaatcctcggcatcattccttttccttttgttccttggagaaacagcaggaggaagggattgcatcgattcactggcttcagactcaatttctttgtcacgagaagccgcagatttgtgagaacccgcgacttcactttcaggaacagaaaaaccttgagtatcttcggcaacgatggcctgttcttcgacttctccaccctcaggaagaggaggaagggaagtcatagtaggatggttctgtacaaaatagtgacaaaagggaaattaaagagatgacaatacaatgagatgcagagaaagtgcggaacaggataaaaactcgggaagacaaaatacctcggggagtggattggtggagctgtacggttccacgcgacaagaggaaggaactgggtccttgcctaggcgagaaagtcttcgaaccaacttctccaagtccttggtggagagatcaccggagattctgttggcgtcatttttaccagagtacgtccaaaggggatttttgcgagcctgaagaggctgcactctaatcctaaggaagtaggcagtgatttgaacaccagacagctccttgcttcgagtgttttgaagctgacgaatgcgagacatgagtgcctctgtcgccttttctcatcctcggaagcttcggcatcccagaacggcggcgctgaattacggcacttccgtcgaaagggattatgttgtgttcaacggagttggcgctttcttcgtgaatgtagagccactttttgcgccatccttggacagaatcagaaacttgacgtcgaaatagtcgacatcggtacgaacacagataacaacgccacctatgttataagtgacgttgtgggagccattgcggcggaggcgagaaaatgcgtttccacgagcccaattgggagggattccgaggaagcattcgcagagcgtgatgaaaatagaaatgtgaaggatggaattaggggtcaactggtgcagttgaatcccataaacgaaaagaaggccgcggaggaaatcatggatgggggtcgaaaggccgcggatcaggtgatcaacaaaactaacccgatactccattggaggcttggggtagctttcttcgctgggaaagcggatggcgtcctccttcttcatgaggccgagcctcttcagcatgttggtgtcttggttggagattttggatctctcccactcaagatcctcggcggccatcttggattccggagtgctgtggcgagtcgacgcgcgcggtggcatcaacggcaatgggcaaagcaatgtatGAGCGTGCGGAAGAtcgagagagagttgggcgcgagggaagttttgcgaagaggaacagatgagcggcgcaagcgaggatgaacggaggttgaagaaaggtttatataagaattgggtgaagtagtgtgccgttggatgaagaaatcgtgtggtgagaatagatcttctagatacaagggcaaaaaagtatttttcttgagataggcgttaccgtacgtgcgccgagaaaaagcggaggacgtgtgtcccccacttgcacgacgtgtcaacgaggtggaagcaatggacccacgtggcaggaaaatcacgactattcgagaaggatgaagtaaatttgattaagggaagcatgtcgacaagaaaaataaaagaagattggcgacaggaagaattattcaatactggagcctttgatcaaaaacaagtttttgcccaaatgctcgggggctacttcgacagaaagtaaaatttcgagtatggcaatatagaaattgcgggagcctacaaccaagcacaagtccttggctgtagcctcgggggctactcccatcgggagcgctgttcgcgcacccgagggattaaaaaaaaaaaagaagaagaagaagaagaaagagatcatattgggaaataatgacaatatagcgacaaggtggactaaaatgttgagcctacaaccaagcacaagttcttggttgtagcctcgggggctactcccatcgggaacgctgttcgcgtgcccgatgaaattaacaaaggaaaaatagaaaagcaagagagtatatttcgagttataattaactctacatatactcccatcgggagaacaatatgtcatatttgactcaataaaatgtgccattccaacagccggaaaagcactcgacaatatattctcagaacgccgaagttgcgatcaatttctgaatgccgcaaatttgcgaaggtaagaccccagatccgttctgctgggcgtggcatcgccaaagactgcgctctgctacttttatccgtatcaatagatacgaagaaaaatcctaacggacgcgttaggtacccgataaatttgactgggactcgacagaatggtaagaccttaagcggcacctgtcgacgtttacaccagtatcccgagatcatgtccggggacgtgattttgaagtaggtttttgcggattgccactagagcagttaactagtacctgatccgtcagatgaactagccccaactaccagtatccctgtacaatatagaattttatgtgaagaaatataaaaagttaaagctttcgagtaaaaataaacagtggagattttccctgactctacgattcaagcaaaatctcgggggctactgacataggcatcccaaatgggcctgccgaatatagtacccggggtttactgaaggcccactacccgaagaataagaagattcgagagcccaagatgtatttaaggaaaagatagagttgtaataggaagtgttatttgtaatctggcgggatgagttagaaaccgtcccggactctgtaaacttgtatagcacgaatccctcggctccacctcctatataaagggggagtcgagggacgaagaatcaatcgaatcattatctgcaaaccctagttttcataatcgtcgagtacttttcggctgaaaccttcgagatctacttaccctctacttccaactaaaccctagcctacaatctataggcattgacaagttgataccttgtcagtactcaacaagttcattataggaaagaggtgtttaatgcactagctacggcattagactagaaagtctaataccaatgcaggttttcataatcatttcttcaagaggttgcttttattcagaagaactatgtccgtcagccttcaccggtttactagaacttcatggagctcctttccggccgcgttcgcagttccatatcccggaacagggagtgacaggtcacggttctttacactctgcagaggtgtgttgctttacccataagagatcttaaccttggtgccaaccaagctgcaggcttgtccacacttcctatggtgtgaggcccggtataaggtcatagtcaatcatattcctccgctacctcgcacacccaccctttgttgcatgccccgaccctgggtcctcgccggtcccattattcccgtaatttcagggtggaccccggccacgacgacagtctgggatcgaaccaaactccttcgccggtagctgcaacccatcatagaccacattaccgtggggacttagaatgggttccccacccacaagttgttccgcaagccgcaaccgctacggtatgcacagcataaccgtggggacttagaatgggttccccacccacaagttgctccgcaagatacaactgctacggtaagcgcatccgttgatgtacaagaggtggaaatacaattgactattccgtcccactccagatcttatggttaacacgggtattacggcacaagaatcactggcgacatttgttgtttaatcctagatggatataacccgtgcaatggaacctccaccatatcaacacaatccatggttccattgcccaccacgtagtcatattcatagttatgaaagtagtggttttgatttttatgcagtagtgataaccataatactttgcaagtaatttgatagaaatactcgaatgacatgagcaagtgatgaacttgcctttcttgactgcaagattatgcaggcaaggtcttcgatacgcagtaactccaaattctgaaatagcatcatcgtccggtaaggacgatgtttaaaatattggcaaggatgcaataatgcataagaatgagatgcaatcgctctaagcgtgacctaaccccgatgatttaggatcagtgagttgtaatgattgattcagggtgtgttgcacttttagagtgattcacatacaaggttcttattcaggtgtgattacttggtatcatcaaCAAGtaaataataaagcataataatcaattgagcacacaaagaatgataattggcataatgttaacaagtaaagaacagtggtcagttttagtactatatggcatggttaatgattaattatcatatactttaaaagaataacttttgaagaacatgttcttaaataaagaacaagtatgat
This region of Lolium perenne isolate Kyuss_39 chromosome 2, Kyuss_2.0, whole genome shotgun sequence genomic DNA includes:
- the LOC139835916 gene encoding uncharacterized protein translates to MRMSMRATPRKSSSIDIDLDWPPARAPAPCLDFDFGQNYVAADVRGPHRSVDHVEKLAEANERADALARKLEQSEAARKKADLAASKAKAEADEAKAKAAGVEELQKKLEDATAALDEHKAAQASREEGILKRLKTQSRRTFTQTNQDFDLTNPVNDPVLDALSYLELHGSEIREGVSNASAVLSALFPYFFPKKEEPATFLNLAKMFNTPEDLGLKMRQENMKVAVENTVALVADSRQTIDWMKVGDTEQIEQSRMSDQKPRNIPRGIKKWTIT